A genomic region of Oryza glaberrima chromosome 1, OglaRS2, whole genome shotgun sequence contains the following coding sequences:
- the LOC127772032 gene encoding ribonuclease 2-like: MERKRQRLVISLSALCLAVAVMSGALLPPRASAAGGVGRKRRWAGFDYYVLALQWPGTVCRQTSHCCSSNGCCRSHPLKFFTIHGLWPQYSYGGWPSCCRPTTFDGNKISRLKTILEEYWPSLYCGSFSTCFGGKRPFWVHEWETHGTCGYPEIQDEYDYFSTALYLYSKYNVTKALKKAHIYPRGGRKYLVGHIVSAIEFSFGAMPSIVCKNGSVQELRLCFHKDYQPRDCLVEGENSVRRNHCPRYVTLPSYKPHAFGSSTEGISNQVNVEHQSYQ, translated from the exons ATGGAGAGGAAGAGGCAGCGGCTGGTGATCTCTCTTTCGGCGCtctgcctcgccgtcgccgtgatGTCCGgcgcgctgctgccgccgcgggcgtcggcggcgggaggggtcgggaggaagcggcggtggGCCGGGTTCGACTACTACGTGCTGGCGCTGCAGTGGCCGGGCACCGTCTGCCGCCAGACCAGCCATTGCTGCAGCTCCAATGGCTGCTGCCG CTCACATCCGCTCAAATTCTTCACGATCC ATGGGCTGTGGCCGCAGTACAGCTATGGGGGATGGCCATCCTGCTGCAGGCCAACCACATTCGACGGCAACAAG ATCTCGAGGTTGAAGACGATACTCGAGGAGTACTGGCCGTCCTTGTACTGCGGCTCTTTCTCAACCTGCTTTGGTGGGAAAAGGCCATTTTGGGTGCATGAG TGGG AAACTCATGGAACATGTGGTTACCCTGAAATACAGGATGAATACGACTACTTCTCTACAGCACTGTACCTTTACAGCAAATATAATGTGACG AAAGCTCTGAAGAAAGCACATATTTATCCTAGAGGAGGCAGGAAATACTTAGTTGGTCATATCGTCTCTGCTATTGAATTTTCCTTTGGGGCAATGCCATCTATTGTGTGTAAAAACGGCTCAGTTCAAGAACTGAGGCTCTGCTTCCACAAGGATTATCAG CCTCGCGATTGCTTAGTTGAGGGTGAGAACTCTGTTAGAAGAAACCATTGCCCTCGATACGTCACTTTACCATCATATAAACCACACG CATTTGGCAGTTCTACAGAAGGAATCAGTAACCAAGTCAACGTTGAGCACCAATCATATCAGTAG